Proteins encoded by one window of Oreochromis niloticus isolate F11D_XX linkage group LG17, O_niloticus_UMD_NMBU, whole genome shotgun sequence:
- the LOC100703007 gene encoding DENN domain-containing protein 2A isoform X4, with protein MEATERMKTKQDYINSSVNRLKRGSPVGESAFCFASVENKGDSSNENPYEDIELESQCSQQSLPSSPGADTAKVSRPGFFRQNSGRSFKLLDMRRTNQQIHSTGSSGGVSSPPQLSPPSTPTGPEQASWLPGDSYSRTCRRIPTVVLRINSIFETRSRKKHLRRIYHYAETSSGRVTDENSDSESEIEERAKAHRQRLVSVKSILSQPSQAQVHTRRHSLEQELHQRKLFEYFLVVSLQKSKAGGHYLPEVTQQFPPKLERTFKFMRETEDQLRIIPQFCFPDAKDWEPVERYPSEMFSFVLTGVDGSRRFGYCRRLLPSGKGKRLPEVYCIVSHLGCFNLFSKVLDEVERRRALSPALVQPFMRAIMEAQFPAPGKTITIKTFLPGSGTEVMELCRPSDSRLEHVDFECLFSCLSLRLLLGVFGSLLLERRVIFTADKLSTLSQCCHAVVALLYPFVWQHTYIPVLPSAMLDIVCTPTPFIVGLLSSSLPQLTELPLEEVLVVDLGSSRFLRQLDDEDSILPPKLQTALENVLERRRELANERGGDASSDSGHLSTIVSEAFVRFFVELVGHYPLFITGEREDGYSSSSSSPASSFFRREGFRKAIPSKTVRRFLEIFMETQMFGWFIQERELHRQALRGLFEVRVQEYLDSIHDNEHRRVNRFLKGLGNKMKFLSKK; from the exons ACTCGTCAAATGAGAATCCATATGAGGATATAGAGTTGGAGAGCCAATGCTCCCAGCAGTCTTTACCTTCCTCTCCTGGTGCTGACACTGCTAAG GTCTCCAGACCAGGGTTCTTTAGGCAGAATTCAGGCAGAAGCTTTAAGCTGCTGGACATGCGGAGAACCAACCAGCAGATTCATAGCACTGGAAGCAGTGGAGGTGTTTCATCTCCACCCCAGCTCAGCCCTCCATCTACCCCCACCGGGCCTGAACAAGCCTCCTGGCTGCCCGGGGATTCCTATAGCCGCACCTGCCGGAGGATACCGACg GTTGTACTCAGGATCAACAGCATATTCGAAACTCGGTCCAGGAAAAAGCATCTCAGAAGGATCTATCATTATGCTGAGACAAGCTCGGGCAGAG TAACAGATGAGAACAGTGACTCTGAGAGTGAAATTGAAGAAAGAGCAAAAG CTCACCGCCAGCGTCTCGTGTCAGTGAAATCTATACTGAGCCAGCCGAGCCAGGCTCAGGTCCACACCAGAAGACACTCACTCGAACAGGAGCTCCATCAGCGCAAACTTTTTGAATATTTCCTGGTTGTGTCGCTGCAGAAGTCAAAGGCTGGAGGGCACTATCTACCAGAGGTCACACAGCAGTTCCCTCCTAAG CTGGAGCGAACCTTCAAGTTCATGAGGGAGACGGAGGATCAACTGAGGATCATTCCTCAGTTCTGCTTCCCTGATGCTAAAGACTGGGAGCCGGTGGAGAGATACCCAAG TGAGATGTTCTCATTTGTTTTGACTGGAGTGGACGGGAGCCGAAGGTTTGGATACTGCCGGCGTTTACTG CCTAGTGGAAAAGGCAAACGTCTGCCAGAGGTCTATTGTATTGTCAGCCATCTTGGCTGCTTCAACTTGTTCTCCAAG GTGCTGGATGAGGTGGAGAGGCGCAGGGCTCTGTCTCCTGCCTTGGTCCAGCCTTTCATGAGAGCCATCATGGAGGCCCAGTTTCCAGCTCCTGGGAAAACCATCACCATCAAAACTTTTCTTCCTGGTTCAGGCACTGAG GTGATGGAGCTCTGTCGACCCTCTGACTCACGCCTGGAGCATGTGGATTTTGAATGTCTGTTCTCCTGCTTGAGTCTGCGGCTGCTTCTCGGGGTTTTTGGCTCTCTGTTGCTAGAGAGGCGAGTCATCTTCACAGCAGACAAGCTCAG TACTCTTTCCCAATGCTGTCATGCAGTCGTGGCATTGCTCTACCCCTTTGTATGGCAGCACACTTACATCCCCGTGCTGCCCTCAGCTATGCTCGACATCGTCTGCACACCAACCCCTTTCATTGTGGGCCTGCTGTCCAGCTCCCTGCCCCAACTCACTGAGCTGCCCCTGGAGGAG GTTCTGGTTGTGGATCTTGGGAGCAGTCGATTTCTCAGACAG TTGGACGATGAAGACTCTATCCTGCCACCTAAGCTTCAGACGGCCCTGGAGAACGTTCTGGAGAGGCGAAGAGAGCTTGCTAATGAGCGAGGAGGAGATGCAAGCAGCG ACTCAGGTCATCTTAGCACCATTGTGTCCGAGGCCTTTGTTCGATTCTTTGTGGAGCTGGTAGGCCACTATCCTCTCTTCATCACCGGCGAAAGGGAGGACGGCtactcctcttcatcctcctccccTGCCTCGTCCTTCTTTCGGCGAGAGGGTTTTCGCAAAGCCATCCCATCCAAAACCGTGCGCCGCTTCTTGGAGATCTTCATGGAGACGCAGATGTTTGGCTGGTTCATCCAGGAGAGGGAGCTTCATAGGCAGGCTCTCAGAG GACTGTTTGAAGTGAGAGTGCAAGAGTATCTGGATTCTATCCATGATAATGAACATAGGAGGGTTAACAGGTTTCTCAAAGGCTTGG gaaacaaaatgaaatttcTTTCAAAGAAATAA